A single Flavobacteriales bacterium DNA region contains:
- a CDS encoding 1,4-dihydroxy-2-naphthoyl-CoA synthase: MNTINWQTAKEYEDITYKKCNGVARIAFNRPNVRNAFRPKTTSELLDAFHNAQEDTRIGVILLSAEGPSTKDGVYSFCSGGDQRARGHQGYVGEDNYHRLNILDVQRLIRFMPKVVIAVVPGWAVGGGHSLHVVCDLTLASKEHAIFKQTDADVTSFDGGYGSAYLAKLVGQKKAREIFFLGRNYSAQEAFEMGMVNAVIPHAELENTAFEWAQEILAKSPTSIKMLKFAMNLTDDGMVGQQVFAGEATRLAYMTDEAKEGRNAFLEKRKPDFGKDKWIP, encoded by the coding sequence ATGAACACCATCAACTGGCAAACAGCCAAAGAATACGAAGACATAACTTATAAAAAATGTAACGGCGTTGCTCGCATCGCTTTTAATCGCCCCAATGTTCGCAATGCATTTCGCCCCAAAACCACCTCCGAGCTTTTAGATGCTTTTCATAATGCCCAGGAAGATACGAGGATTGGCGTGATTTTGTTGAGTGCAGAAGGTCCGAGTACGAAGGATGGAGTATATTCTTTTTGCAGTGGTGGAGACCAACGTGCCAGAGGTCATCAAGGCTATGTTGGGGAGGACAATTATCATCGGTTGAATATTTTGGATGTGCAACGTCTTATTAGGTTTATGCCAAAAGTAGTTATAGCCGTGGTGCCGGGTTGGGCCGTTGGCGGTGGACATAGCCTGCACGTGGTTTGTGACCTGACTTTGGCCAGTAAAGAACATGCCATTTTTAAACAAACAGATGCAGATGTAACGAGTTTCGATGGCGGTTACGGTTCTGCCTATTTGGCTAAATTGGTGGGACAGAAAAAAGCACGAGAAATTTTCTTTTTGGGCAGAAATTATTCGGCACAAGAAGCTTTTGAAATGGGTATGGTAAATGCAGTAATTCCACATGCCGAACTTGAAAACACCGCCTTTGAGTGGGCTCAGGAAATTTTGGCAAAATCTCCCACAAGTATAAAAATGCTAAAATTTGCCATGAACTTAACCGATGACGGCATGGTGGGACAACAGGTGTTTGCCGGTGAAGCTACCCGATTGGCCTATATGACTGACGAGGCAAAGGAAGGCCGTAATGCTTTTCTTGAAAAAAGGAAACCTGATTTCGGAAAAGACAAATGGATACCATAA
- a CDS encoding RES family NAD+ phosphorylase codes for MLVYRLAKEKYALDLSGEGSKLYGGRWNSVGTPMLYAASSRSLAVLELLVNLASTKLPEDMFMIILKIDLENIPLLPLPQNWQSLPFESASQRTGDNWVKSSQLATTVPSVVIPEEQNILLNPLSSNFGSIVRIIETKPFYFDKRLMKGS; via the coding sequence ATGTTAGTCTATCGGCTTGCTAAAGAAAAATATGCATTAGATCTTTCTGGTGAGGGGTCGAAACTATACGGTGGTAGATGGAATAGTGTTGGCACACCTATGCTATATGCTGCTTCATCTCGCTCATTGGCCGTATTGGAATTGTTGGTAAACCTGGCCTCAACAAAGCTTCCCGAAGATATGTTTATGATTATCTTAAAAATAGATTTAGAGAATATTCCATTGTTGCCCCTCCCCCAAAACTGGCAAAGTTTGCCATTTGAATCTGCATCACAACGCACCGGAGACAACTGGGTAAAATCATCACAATTGGCCACAACCGTTCCTTCCGTGGTTATTCCTGAGGAGCAAAATATTCTCTTAAATCCACTATCTTCCAACTTCGGTTCTATTGTTAGAATAATTGAAACAAAGCCTTTCTATTTTGATAAGAGGTTAATGAAAGGCTCATAA
- a CDS encoding DUF2384 domain-containing protein — protein sequence MKKYNLPEEITPLVEEPAMPYLVSYSQRGIPFQLFENQSNKIPFNQNEWSNLLHLSERTFQRYKKENKKFESIYAEKILEVLLLFKRGKEVLGSNQAFYDWLHVSNIALGDVEPISIIDNTFGIKMVQDVLGRIEHGIFS from the coding sequence ATGAAAAAATATAACTTACCCGAAGAAATAACCCCACTCGTAGAAGAGCCTGCTATGCCCTATTTAGTTTCGTATAGCCAGAGGGGCATTCCTTTTCAACTATTTGAAAATCAATCAAATAAAATACCCTTTAACCAAAACGAATGGAGCAATTTGCTTCACTTGTCTGAACGTACCTTTCAACGCTATAAAAAAGAAAACAAAAAATTTGAGTCCATATATGCCGAGAAAATATTAGAGGTGCTTCTGCTTTTTAAACGAGGAAAAGAGGTTTTGGGTTCTAATCAGGCATTTTATGATTGGCTTCACGTTTCCAACATAGCCCTAGGAGATGTTGAGCCCATCTCGATTATAGACAACACTTTCGGCATCAAAATGGTGCAAGATGTTTTGGGAAGAATTGAGCATGGCATTTTTTCATAA
- a CDS encoding MFS transporter: MLEKNNPKVINGWAFYDWANSVYNLVITSVVFPMFYRKMTPERVDFWGRNFEHMELYSYVFSASFLVVTIMVPLLSGIADYTGSKKRFLQFFCYLGAASCVTLFFFNPNHLELSLISPFLASIGFWGSLVFYNSYLPEIATPDMHNKISAKGFSLGYIGSILLLISILIAIKTFPEQGGLIPRLGFVAVGLWWAGFSQITYARLPHNVYNKKPIKEAGYIFKGFKELQKVWQELRHLKQVKRFLFSYFIYNMGVQTIMLLAVVFAEEEINWPVVNGEVDTSGLIVSIILIQLVAVLGAMVMSRIAKKIGNIWVIKIAVLIWIVVCLIAYNISEPSEFYILAAIVGFVMGGIQSMSRSTYSQMLPSETTDHASYFSFYDVLEKIGLIIGPFLYGYTTGNFGGMRNAVIILASIFVFGFISLFWLKSEKSEKQLSAL; encoded by the coding sequence ATGCTTGAAAAAAACAATCCAAAAGTTATAAACGGTTGGGCATTTTACGATTGGGCAAATTCGGTTTATAATTTGGTTATTACTTCTGTTGTTTTTCCGATGTTTTATCGAAAAATGACTCCCGAAAGAGTAGATTTTTGGGGACGAAATTTTGAACACATGGAGCTTTATTCGTATGTGTTTTCTGCCTCATTTTTGGTTGTTACCATCATGGTGCCGCTGCTAAGCGGCATTGCCGACTACACCGGAAGCAAAAAAAGATTCCTTCAGTTTTTTTGTTATTTGGGTGCGGCATCGTGTGTAACCTTGTTTTTTTTCAATCCAAATCATCTTGAACTTAGTTTAATTTCTCCTTTTTTGGCCAGCATTGGTTTTTGGGGAAGTTTGGTTTTTTATAACTCTTATTTGCCCGAAATTGCAACACCCGATATGCACAATAAAATCAGTGCCAAAGGATTTTCTCTGGGCTATATAGGTAGTATTTTATTATTAATTTCCATTCTAATTGCCATAAAAACATTTCCAGAACAAGGCGGTCTTATTCCTCGACTTGGCTTTGTGGCTGTTGGCCTGTGGTGGGCTGGTTTCTCCCAAATAACCTATGCCCGACTACCGCATAATGTGTATAACAAAAAACCAATAAAAGAGGCAGGATACATTTTTAAAGGTTTTAAAGAATTACAGAAAGTGTGGCAAGAGCTGCGACATTTGAAGCAAGTTAAACGGTTTCTATTCTCCTATTTCATCTACAATATGGGAGTTCAAACCATAATGCTGCTGGCAGTTGTTTTTGCCGAAGAAGAAATAAACTGGCCTGTTGTGAACGGCGAAGTGGATACCAGCGGATTGATAGTCAGTATAATTCTTATACAGTTGGTGGCGGTTTTGGGTGCTATGGTCATGTCACGAATTGCTAAAAAAATTGGCAATATTTGGGTTATTAAAATTGCCGTTCTTATATGGATAGTGGTTTGCCTTATTGCATACAATATCTCTGAGCCTTCAGAATTTTATATTCTGGCAGCCATTGTTGGTTTTGTAATGGGTGGAATACAATCGATGAGTCGCTCCACGTATTCGCAGATGCTGCCAAGCGAAACCACCGACCATGCTTCCTATTTCAGTTTTTATGATGTTTTAGAAAAAATTGGCCTCATCATCGGCCCATTTTTATATGGCTATACCACTGGAAATTTTGGAGGAATGCGAAATGCGGTTATCATACTTGCCTCTATTTTTGTGTTTGGTTTTATAAGTTTGTTTTGGTTGAAATCAGAAAAGAGCGAAAAGCAATTGAGTGCTTTGTAG
- a CDS encoding 16S rRNA (uracil(1498)-N(3))-methyltransferase: MHTFFSQHIENDKIILDEEESRHCTKVMRLTIGTSLWVIDGKGNRYTCAIETAGKRVSLDILETKFQSQKSTCVVAVSPTKNADRMEWMTEKMVEIGVQKIAFIQTENSERSRLNLGRIEKKAISALKQSGNLWMPELVADQKLNDFIKTDDSEIKLVAHCYEGQKATIGNIISQKQTTILIGPEGDFSETEIKGLINGGYLPTSLGNSRLRTETAAVVACTLINHFTLI; this comes from the coding sequence ATGCACACTTTCTTTAGTCAACATATCGAAAATGATAAAATTATTCTTGACGAAGAAGAAAGCCGACATTGCACCAAAGTAATGAGATTGACCATTGGTACAAGCCTTTGGGTTATTGATGGAAAAGGTAACAGGTACACTTGTGCCATTGAAACCGCGGGAAAAAGAGTGAGTTTGGATATTTTAGAAACCAAATTTCAATCTCAAAAATCTACGTGTGTGGTGGCTGTCTCTCCGACAAAAAATGCGGATAGAATGGAGTGGATGACCGAGAAAATGGTTGAAATTGGTGTGCAAAAAATTGCTTTTATCCAAACCGAAAACAGCGAACGAAGCCGTTTAAATTTGGGTAGAATTGAAAAAAAGGCGATTTCGGCTTTAAAACAATCCGGAAATTTGTGGATGCCCGAGTTAGTGGCCGATCAAAAACTAAACGATTTTATCAAAACCGATGATTCAGAAATAAAACTTGTTGCACATTGCTATGAAGGTCAAAAAGCTACTATCGGCAATATAATTTCACAAAAACAAACCACAATTTTAATAGGCCCTGAGGGAGATTTTTCAGAAACTGAAATTAAAGGGTTGATAAACGGAGGTTATCTGCCCACTTCTCTCGGAAATTCGAGATTGAGAACCGAAACGGCAGCAGTGGTGGCATGTACTTTGATAAATCATTTTACGTTAATTTAG
- the clpP gene encoding ATP-dependent Clp endopeptidase proteolytic subunit ClpP produces the protein MDYGKEFQKYATKHLGINSLHVDNYIQSVYTPVGLTPNIIEERQLNVASMDIFSRLMMDRIIFLGVPINDQVANIIIGQLLFLDSNDPNRDIQIYVNSPGGSVYAGLGIYDTMQIINSDVATICTGIAASMAAVLLCAGAAGKRTALKHSRTMIHQPLGGAQGQASDMEITVNEIKKLKKELYDIIAHHSGQKFDKVSEDSDRDYWMTAEEAKAYGMVDDILLNAKKIKK, from the coding sequence ATGGATTACGGTAAAGAATTTCAAAAATACGCAACGAAACATTTAGGTATCAATAGTTTACACGTTGATAATTACATTCAAAGCGTATATACACCTGTTGGTTTAACACCAAACATTATTGAAGAACGACAGTTGAATGTGGCTTCTATGGACATCTTTTCAAGATTGATGATGGATAGAATTATCTTTCTTGGGGTGCCTATCAACGACCAGGTGGCCAATATTATCATCGGTCAGTTGTTGTTTTTGGATTCGAATGATCCAAATCGTGACATTCAGATTTACGTAAATAGCCCGGGAGGTTCGGTGTATGCAGGGTTGGGTATTTACGATACCATGCAGATAATCAATTCAGATGTTGCCACCATCTGCACAGGCATTGCAGCCAGTATGGCCGCAGTTTTGTTGTGTGCCGGGGCTGCCGGTAAAAGAACTGCTCTAAAACACTCGCGAACCATGATTCATCAGCCATTGGGCGGAGCTCAAGGACAGGCCAGTGATATGGAGATTACCGTGAACGAAATCAAAAAACTAAAAAAGGAGCTTTACGATATCATAGCTCACCATTCGGGCCAAAAGTTTGATAAAGTTTCGGAAGATTCTGACCGAGATTATTGGATGACTGCCGAAGAAGCGAAAGCGTATGGAATGGTTGACGACATTTTATTAAACGCAAAAAAAATAAAAAAATAG
- a CDS encoding DUF4159 domain-containing protein yields MNRNFAIVLLIFLVGTSFSQRYSIQIAKVKYNGGGDWYANRTALPNLIKFCNENLKTSIDPADQTVEVGSSDIYNYPFIYLTGHGNVVFSDNEADNLRKYLEAGGFLHIDDNYGLEKFIRPQMKKVFPELDFVELPFTHTLYSQKFKFPNGLPKIHEHDGKPPKGYGLIYQGRLVCFFDVECDLGNGWEDFGIHGDSEETRQKALKMGANLVQYALTN; encoded by the coding sequence ATGAACAGAAATTTTGCAATTGTATTGTTAATCTTTTTAGTGGGAACATCGTTTTCGCAGCGATATTCTATACAAATAGCCAAAGTAAAATACAATGGGGGAGGAGACTGGTATGCCAACCGGACGGCTCTTCCAAACCTAATAAAATTTTGCAACGAAAACCTAAAAACCAGCATTGACCCCGCCGACCAAACCGTAGAAGTGGGCAGTTCAGATATTTATAATTATCCGTTTATTTATCTAACAGGTCATGGAAACGTGGTTTTTTCAGACAATGAAGCTGATAATTTGAGAAAATACTTGGAAGCTGGTGGTTTTTTGCATATCGATGATAACTATGGTCTGGAGAAATTCATTCGCCCACAAATGAAAAAAGTGTTTCCCGAATTGGATTTTGTTGAATTACCGTTTACGCATACACTATATAGTCAGAAGTTTAAATTTCCGAACGGCCTGCCAAAAATTCACGAACACGATGGCAAACCACCAAAGGGATATGGCTTGATTTATCAAGGAAGATTGGTGTGTTTTTTTGACGTAGAGTGCGATTTGGGCAATGGTTGGGAAGATTTTGGCATACATGGCGATTCGGAAGAAACCCGCCAAAAAGCCCTAAAAATGGGAGCCAATTTGGTGCAATATGCCTTGACAAATTAA
- the clpX gene encoding ATP-dependent Clp protease ATP-binding subunit ClpX, with protein MECSFCGRKRSEVEMLIAGVDAHICDDCIMQGYQIVSEESGGRDKKKKKSTEFKIDLKKPIEIKEYLDEYVIGQYEAKKVLSVAVYNHYKRLIHLKNVQSNSVEIEKSNILMVGQTGTGKTLIAKTLAKILNVPFCIADATVLTEAGYVGEDVESIITRLLQAADYNVEAAERGIVYLDEVDKISRKSDNPSITRDVSGEGVQQGLLKLLEGTITNVPPQGGRKHPDQKYIAVDTSNILFICGGAFEGIEKIIERRIATSKVGFKNQKDQQLASNRDNILQYISPLDLRSFGLIPEIIGRLPVLTHLDTLDKEALIEILTKPKNALIKQYEKLFELEGKELVFDKNVVEYIVDKAMEFKLGARGLRSMCEALLLDYMYESPSDKKSKKVTISIDTAQKKLSKFQQRAA; from the coding sequence ATGGAGTGTTCTTTTTGTGGTAGAAAGCGAAGCGAGGTTGAAATGCTAATTGCGGGTGTGGATGCACATATATGCGATGATTGCATTATGCAAGGGTATCAAATTGTTTCGGAAGAGAGTGGTGGTAGGGATAAAAAGAAAAAGAAATCAACAGAATTTAAAATTGATCTTAAAAAACCGATTGAGATAAAAGAATATCTTGATGAGTATGTCATTGGTCAATACGAGGCAAAAAAGGTACTTTCGGTAGCGGTTTATAATCACTACAAAAGGTTGATTCATCTTAAAAATGTTCAGTCGAACAGCGTAGAGATTGAAAAATCAAACATTTTGATGGTTGGGCAAACGGGAACGGGCAAAACCTTGATTGCTAAAACATTAGCCAAAATTTTAAACGTTCCGTTTTGTATTGCCGATGCCACCGTTTTAACAGAAGCTGGCTATGTGGGCGAGGACGTGGAAAGCATTATCACGCGGTTGCTACAGGCTGCCGATTATAATGTAGAGGCCGCCGAGCGGGGTATTGTTTATTTGGATGAGGTGGACAAAATAAGCCGCAAAAGCGATAACCCAAGCATTACTCGAGATGTGAGTGGAGAAGGTGTTCAGCAAGGTTTGCTCAAATTGTTGGAGGGAACCATTACCAACGTGCCACCACAAGGTGGCAGAAAGCATCCTGATCAAAAATATATTGCCGTTGATACCAGCAACATTCTGTTTATCTGCGGCGGTGCTTTTGAAGGGATAGAAAAAATAATTGAGCGAAGAATTGCAACAAGCAAAGTCGGATTTAAAAATCAAAAAGACCAACAATTGGCTTCCAATCGGGATAATATTTTGCAATATATATCGCCGCTTGATTTGAGAAGTTTTGGGCTTATTCCTGAGATAATTGGCCGACTTCCGGTGCTTACCCATTTGGATACGTTGGATAAAGAGGCTTTGATTGAAATTCTTACAAAACCTAAAAATGCCCTGATTAAACAATACGAAAAATTGTTTGAATTGGAGGGTAAAGAATTGGTTTTTGATAAAAATGTCGTTGAATATATTGTTGACAAGGCCATGGAGTTTAAGTTAGGAGCAAGAGGTCTTCGGTCTATGTGCGAGGCACTTTTGTTGGACTATATGTACGAATCGCCATCTGATAAAAAATCTAAAAAAGTAACCATCAGTATAGACACAGCTCAAAAGAAATTGAGCAAGTTTCAGCAAAGAGCAGCTTAG